In one Candidatus Leptovillus gracilis genomic region, the following are encoded:
- a CDS encoding HU family DNA-binding protein, with translation MAAKYKVVEKVNPSNREAPRKFYPSLQSSGRSNQRILAAEAADRSTLSDADMAAALANMLALIPKHLAMGRVVDLGDFGSFRLSISSEGSASPDLVSSRNIKRVSVRFVPGPAFKEELAKIQFEKVNSKSGV, from the coding sequence ATGGCAGCGAAGTATAAAGTTGTGGAGAAGGTGAACCCTAGCAACCGGGAGGCCCCACGTAAATTTTACCCCTCATTGCAAAGCAGTGGCCGTTCTAACCAGCGCATCCTGGCCGCCGAAGCCGCCGACCGTTCGACCCTGAGCGACGCCGACATGGCCGCCGCTCTGGCCAACATGCTGGCCCTCATCCCCAAGCATCTGGCGATGGGGCGGGTGGTGGACCTGGGCGATTTCGGCAGCTTTCGCCTGAGTATCAGCAGCGAAGGCTCCGCTTCACCCGACCTGGTGAGTTCGCGCAACATCAAACGGGTCTCCGTGCGCTTTGTCCCTGGCCCCGCGTTTAAGGAGGAGTTAGCCAAGATTCAGTTCGAGAAGGTGAACAGCAAGTCAGGCGTCTAA
- a CDS encoding site-specific DNA-methyltransferase gives MELASQLTALLQQDGRFYANNQLLKNQVTEYALKLDRELLRLLLSHDRLKAHFFVDIDGVLVFDRDKFVRFINHKAFLPDSYTSFKNKIGLATADGRYLHENRDVVLVWPYKDCVLEGGQTKEEQKRDEIFWNETLAPDDVDRLLAPKLLTNWRRYDANGRHEVTELQATDNLIIKGNNLLALALLKKRFAGKVKLIYIDPPYNMGGDSFQYNDRFNHSTWLTFMKNRLSVAKELLRPDGALFVQIDHHELAYLTAILDELFGVENRAQIISIKAASPSGFKAYNPGPIDVTEFVLFYTKDKSRFQFRTNYVPAAYHSNYNKYVEKVKGEEDVSSWKVIPLKQKVLESYARGSLKLSGK, from the coding sequence ATGGAATTAGCCAGCCAACTCACCGCGTTACTGCAACAAGACGGCCGTTTCTACGCCAATAACCAACTCCTGAAAAACCAGGTCACCGAATACGCCCTGAAACTAGACCGGGAACTGCTGCGCCTGCTCCTAAGCCACGACCGGCTGAAAGCCCACTTTTTTGTAGATATTGATGGCGTGCTGGTCTTTGACCGGGACAAATTTGTCCGCTTCATCAACCACAAAGCCTTTTTGCCCGACTCTTATACCAGCTTTAAGAACAAGATTGGGCTGGCGACGGCCGACGGCCGTTACCTGCATGAAAACCGCGACGTGGTTCTGGTCTGGCCCTATAAAGATTGCGTGCTGGAGGGCGGGCAAACCAAAGAGGAACAAAAACGAGACGAAATCTTCTGGAATGAAACCCTGGCCCCCGACGACGTGGACCGCCTATTGGCCCCCAAATTGCTCACCAACTGGCGGCGCTATGACGCCAACGGCCGTCACGAAGTGACTGAACTTCAGGCGACCGATAATTTGATTATTAAGGGCAACAACCTGCTGGCCCTGGCCTTGCTAAAGAAACGTTTCGCTGGCAAAGTGAAGCTGATTTATATTGACCCGCCTTACAATATGGGAGGTGATAGTTTTCAGTATAATGACAGATTTAATCATTCTACGTGGCTTACGTTTATGAAAAATCGCCTTAGTGTAGCAAAAGAGTTATTAAGACCAGATGGGGCCTTATTTGTTCAAATAGATCATCATGAACTTGCTTATCTAACTGCCATATTAGACGAGTTATTTGGGGTTGAAAACAGAGCACAAATCATCTCAATTAAAGCTGCATCTCCTTCTGGTTTTAAGGCTTATAATCCAGGGCCAATTGATGTTACAGAATTTGTATTATTTTACACAAAAGATAAGTCGCGTTTCCAATTTAGAACAAACTACGTACCAGCGGCATATCATTCTAATTACAATAAGTATGTGGAAAAGGTTAAAGGAGAGGAAGATGTTTCTAGCTGGAAGGTTATACCACTAAAACAAAAGGTTCTAGAATCATATGCTCGAGGTTCGCTCAAATTGAGCGGTAAATAG
- a CDS encoding DUF4277 domain-containing protein — protein sequence MPEFTISVERLDDLPLLYGFIEKMGIQSTIDTVIKPHGNWQGLSMGWVISIWLSHIISAYNHRMDRVQEWVATHQVSLRQLTGQDVSLTSPMTDWRFVCGNCTSLTSGGGSRACWVIGCCAFTTCGR from the coding sequence ATGCCAGAATTCACAATCAGTGTTGAACGGCTGGATGACCTGCCGCTCTTGTATGGGTTTATCGAAAAGATGGGCATTCAGTCCACCATTGATACCGTCATCAAACCGCACGGGAATTGGCAGGGACTGAGCATGGGTTGGGTGATCTCCATCTGGCTCAGCCACATCATCTCGGCGTACAACCATCGGATGGATCGGGTTCAAGAGTGGGTGGCAACCCATCAGGTTTCTTTGCGGCAGTTGACCGGACAGGACGTGAGCTTGACTTCACCGATGACCGACTGGCGATTTGTCTGCGGGAACTGCACGAGCCTGACCAGTGGCGGCGGATCGAGAGCCTGTTGGGTAATCGGTTGCTGCGCGTTTACGACCTGCGGTCGGTGA
- a CDS encoding transposase, translated as MAGLLPVSYTRQVTERAIRGYRGQPARVEQDIRYQVQVKRDEAAIEWALFRAGWRIYLTNAPQASLSLTEAVLAYRDQYIEENIFRRLKGKMLSITPVYVQRDDHAQGLFHLLSLAARLLALGDYTARRALADQQSELSGITPATPSGPRLDRRWSGCWRHLTTST; from the coding sequence GTGGCCGGTCTGTTGCCGGTCAGCTACACTCGCCAGGTCACAGAACGCGCCATCCGCGGCTATCGCGGTCAACCGGCACGAGTAGAGCAAGACATTCGCTACCAGGTGCAGGTCAAGCGAGACGAGGCGGCGATTGAGTGGGCGCTGTTCCGGGCCGGTTGGCGTATCTACCTGACCAATGCGCCGCAGGCGTCGCTCTCTTTGACCGAGGCCGTCCTGGCTTACCGCGACCAGTATATCGAGGAGAACATTTTCCGCCGTCTCAAAGGCAAGATGCTCTCCATCACCCCGGTCTATGTCCAGCGGGATGACCATGCGCAGGGCTTGTTTCATTTGCTCTCGCTGGCAGCGCGACTGCTGGCCTTAGGCGATTACACGGCTCGTCGCGCTCTGGCCGACCAACAGTCAGAACTGAGTGGCATCACCCCGGCAACCCCAAGCGGGCCACGGCTCGACCGACGATGGAGCGGCTGCTGGAGGCATTTGACAACATCAACCTGA
- a CDS encoding site-specific DNA-methyltransferase yields MSERPAYGFASEKEVKEQFKSLYKEILSGLIAEFAFQNADKVASVRDFHKPTKVIKELQVKSRVERDKVFIHQKQDGLYTYVYRGGELTFYSRKIHIVDGKPQVTELLSNFWDHISWAGIAKEGYVKLKNGKKPEKLIKQLLEIVTEEGDLVLDFFLASGTTTAVAHKMNHQYIGIEQLDYGEDDCVVRLQNVINGDQTGVSKSVNWQGGGSFVYAELMQWNEQFIPLIQAAADTDSLQAIWSEMQAKAHLSYRLNLKEFDAHAAAFADLSLQDQRRFLLEVLDKNQLYVPYSERDDALYAVSDADKALNRQFYGE; encoded by the coding sequence TTGAGCGAACGCCCTGCATATGGCTTTGCTAGTGAAAAAGAAGTAAAAGAGCAATTCAAGTCACTTTACAAAGAAATATTAAGCGGTTTAATCGCTGAATTTGCTTTTCAAAACGCAGATAAGGTTGCAAGCGTTAGAGATTTTCATAAGCCAACCAAAGTAATTAAAGAGCTTCAAGTGAAATCACGTGTAGAAAGAGATAAGGTTTTTATCCATCAAAAACAAGATGGTTTATACACATATGTTTACCGTGGTGGTGAATTAACTTTTTATTCTCGAAAAATACACATAGTAGATGGAAAACCTCAAGTTACAGAATTATTATCAAATTTCTGGGATCATATTTCTTGGGCAGGAATAGCAAAAGAAGGATATGTAAAGCTTAAAAATGGGAAAAAACCAGAGAAGCTTATAAAACAACTTTTAGAGATAGTTACGGAAGAAGGTGACTTGGTATTAGATTTCTTTCTTGCAAGTGGAACAACTACGGCTGTTGCTCACAAAATGAACCATCAGTATATCGGTATTGAACAACTTGATTACGGGGAAGATGATTGTGTTGTTCGCTTGCAAAATGTTATTAATGGCGATCAAACTGGTGTTTCAAAGTCAGTTAATTGGCAGGGCGGCGGCAGTTTTGTCTACGCAGAACTAATGCAGTGGAATGAGCAATTCATCCCCCTCATTCAGGCCGCCGCCGACACAGACAGCCTGCAAGCCATCTGGTCCGAGATGCAAGCCAAAGCGCACCTCAGCTACCGCCTCAACCTCAAAGAATTCGACGCCCACGCCGCCGCCTTCGCCGACCTCTCCCTTCAAGACCAGCGCCGCTTCCTTCTCGAAGTCCTGGATAAAAACCAGCTCTACGTCCCCTACAGCGAACGCGACGACGCCCTCTACGCCGTCAGCGATGCCGACAAAGCCCTCAACCGCCAATTCTACGGGGAATAA
- a CDS encoding DEAD/DEAH box helicase family protein: MPQFLYQDLNTLWEYQVIPRLIPDDIKGNLKPTLPLRPYQEEALARFFYYFSGFPKRVNPTQLLFHMATGSGKTLVMAAAILYLYQQGYRNFLFFVNSTNIIEKTRDNFLNPLSGKYLFAETLTFGAKQTQLRAVDNFQTAHPDEINILFTTVQGLHSRLNQPRENSLTYDDFAQHNLVLISDEAHHINALTKSQANPNQPGLFQSNDLAPSELDELNTWEATVNRIFTARPGNLLLEFTATIELDNPAIAAKYADKILCQYDLKKFRQDGYSKEVTVLQADLPPMQRALQAVILSQYRRKVAARQGLDLKPVILMKSRTIADSKTHADEFQQMIGQLDGEQLQPLSQQASGALQRAFAYFAAQTIHLDDLAAELRQEFAPHHSLSVNSQADSEEKQLLVNSLEERDNPIRVIFAVDKLNEGWDVLNLFDIVRLYDTRDAKKGIPGKTTIAEAQLIGRGARYFPFAYNGQPLDQRKFDHDLNHEMRILESLYYHSAHNPRYIDELHKALIQTGIMPDRSRAVTLRVKESFKTTDLWQNGFIFVNKRVANPRANIFGLPTLNIPLRHHYQLQTGQTQETTILDANTAAAPGVATMTRSISLKELGENVIRAALHRLPAYRFDQLKRYLPHLQSSVELITSADYLGWVTIDLTGTPTQLDHLSQADKLQIALSVLAKIGQAIQTSTPDYIGTDLFEPLFIQHCLKDKTLQISINEGGDQEYGLAQSQTSNSALQLTLDDKAWYVYDENYGTAEEKYFVRFLHGAMAELEKRYEQLYLIRNEKLFTLYTFANGRAFEPDFVLFAVEKATQKPVSYQLFIEPKGDHLLKTDEHKEQFLLAIANQHKLPTLYDTDEYKLIGLPFYNEAVRKSSFEQAFRGALSLP, translated from the coding sequence ATGCCGCAGTTTTTATACCAAGACCTCAATACTCTGTGGGAATATCAGGTTATCCCCCGCCTGATACCTGATGACATCAAAGGCAATCTCAAGCCCACCTTGCCCCTGCGCCCCTATCAGGAAGAAGCCCTGGCCCGTTTTTTCTACTACTTCAGCGGCTTTCCCAAACGAGTCAACCCGACGCAATTGCTCTTTCACATGGCTACCGGTTCCGGCAAAACTCTGGTCATGGCCGCCGCCATTCTCTATCTTTACCAGCAGGGCTACCGCAACTTCCTCTTTTTCGTCAACAGCACCAACATCATCGAAAAGACCCGTGACAACTTCCTCAACCCACTTTCCGGCAAATACCTCTTCGCCGAAACCCTCACCTTCGGCGCAAAACAAACGCAACTTCGCGCCGTAGACAACTTCCAAACTGCCCACCCCGACGAGATTAACATCCTCTTCACCACCGTACAGGGATTGCACAGCCGCCTCAATCAGCCCCGTGAAAACAGCCTCACCTACGACGATTTTGCCCAGCACAACCTGGTCCTCATCTCCGACGAAGCCCACCACATTAACGCCCTCACTAAAAGTCAGGCAAATCCCAACCAGCCGGGATTATTCCAATCCAATGACCTGGCTCCATCAGAATTAGATGAACTCAACACCTGGGAAGCCACCGTTAACCGCATCTTCACCGCCCGCCCCGGCAACCTGCTGCTAGAATTCACCGCCACCATCGAGCTAGACAACCCGGCCATCGCCGCCAAATACGCCGACAAAATCCTCTGCCAGTATGACTTGAAAAAGTTCCGCCAGGACGGCTACTCCAAAGAAGTCACGGTCCTCCAGGCCGACCTGCCCCCCATGCAGCGCGCTCTGCAAGCTGTCATCCTCAGCCAATACCGCCGCAAAGTCGCCGCCAGACAAGGGCTAGATCTCAAGCCTGTTATCCTCATGAAGTCGCGCACCATCGCCGACTCCAAAACCCACGCCGACGAATTCCAACAGATGATCGGGCAGCTAGACGGGGAACAGTTGCAGCCGCTTAGCCAACAGGCCAGCGGCGCCCTGCAACGCGCTTTTGCCTACTTCGCCGCCCAAACCATCCACCTGGACGACCTGGCCGCCGAACTCCGGCAGGAATTCGCTCCCCATCACAGCCTCAGCGTCAACTCTCAGGCCGACAGCGAAGAAAAACAACTCCTGGTCAACTCTCTCGAAGAGCGCGATAACCCCATTCGCGTCATCTTCGCCGTAGACAAACTTAACGAAGGTTGGGACGTGCTTAACCTGTTCGACATCGTGCGCCTCTACGACACCCGCGATGCTAAAAAAGGCATTCCCGGCAAAACCACCATCGCCGAAGCGCAGCTTATCGGGCGCGGCGCGCGCTACTTCCCCTTCGCCTATAACGGCCAGCCGCTTGACCAGCGCAAATTCGACCACGATCTCAACCACGAGATGCGCATTCTGGAAAGCCTCTATTACCACAGCGCCCATAACCCCCGCTACATAGACGAACTGCACAAGGCACTCATCCAGACCGGCATCATGCCCGACCGCAGCCGCGCCGTCACCCTGCGCGTCAAAGAATCCTTCAAAACAACCGACCTCTGGCAAAACGGCTTCATCTTCGTCAACAAGCGGGTTGCCAATCCCCGCGCCAATATATTTGGGCTGCCCACCCTCAACATTCCCTTGCGCCATCACTACCAATTGCAAACCGGCCAGACGCAAGAAACCACCATCCTCGACGCCAACACCGCCGCCGCGCCCGGCGTCGCCACCATGACCCGTTCAATATCCCTCAAAGAGTTAGGGGAAAATGTCATCCGCGCCGCCCTGCACCGGCTGCCCGCCTATCGTTTCGACCAGCTAAAACGCTACCTGCCCCACCTGCAATCCAGTGTCGAATTAATCACGTCCGCCGACTATTTAGGGTGGGTCACCATAGATCTCACCGGCACGCCAACGCAGTTAGACCACCTCTCCCAGGCCGACAAGCTGCAAATCGCCCTGAGCGTTCTGGCAAAAATCGGCCAGGCCATCCAGACCAGCACGCCAGACTACATCGGTACAGACCTGTTTGAACCCCTCTTCATCCAACATTGCCTGAAAGACAAGACGCTGCAAATCAGCATCAACGAAGGCGGCGATCAGGAGTATGGCCTTGCCCAAAGCCAGACATCTAACAGCGCCCTCCAACTGACATTAGACGACAAAGCGTGGTATGTCTACGATGAAAACTATGGCACGGCCGAGGAAAAGTATTTCGTCCGTTTCTTGCACGGCGCTATGGCTGAGCTAGAAAAGCGGTATGAGCAGCTTTACCTGATCCGCAACGAAAAGCTGTTTACCCTCTACACCTTCGCCAACGGACGTGCCTTTGAGCCAGACTTCGTCTTGTTCGCCGTCGAGAAAGCGACGCAAAAGCCGGTCTCATACCAGTTGTTTATCGAGCCAAAAGGGGATCACCTGCTTAAAACAGACGAGCATAAAGAGCAGTTTTTACTGGCTATTGCCAACCAGCATAAGCTGCCCACCCTGTATGATACGGATGAATATAAATTGATTGGCCTGCCGTTTTACAATGAAGCGGTCAGAAAGTCATCATTTGAGCAGGCTTTTCGCGGGGCGCTGTCCCTTCCTTAA
- a CDS encoding type II toxin-antitoxin system HicB family antitoxin, with amino-acid sequence MKTMTYKSYAARIAYSDEDQCFVGHIAGIQDVVGFHGESVSELRAAFEEAVDDYLETCARLNRPPQKPYSGKLMLRIPPDIHAAVAIAAEVSGKSINQWAAEQFADAVQT; translated from the coding sequence ATGAAAACAATGACCTACAAAAGCTATGCGGCGCGGATTGCCTACAGCGACGAAGACCAATGCTTCGTCGGCCATATTGCCGGGATTCAAGATGTAGTCGGCTTTCATGGCGAGTCGGTCTCCGAGTTACGCGCCGCCTTTGAAGAGGCGGTGGACGATTACCTGGAGACGTGCGCCCGGCTGAATCGCCCGCCGCAAAAGCCCTATTCCGGCAAGCTGATGCTGCGCATCCCGCCCGACATCCATGCAGCCGTAGCCATCGCCGCCGAAGTGAGCGGCAAAAGCATCAACCAATGGGCCGCCGAGCAATTTGCCGACGCTGTACAGACGTAG
- a CDS encoding N-6 DNA methylase — protein sequence MPVTTNSALTHMQTTLAGLGYVDLRLDYPLTAFADVADLEYAALIAFDGETPVVLCYPVASGQSDNPALQEAAKYQASAIVGESVRFVWISDGKADYFFDIARSTPVPALPAQADWRSVARDGLSTSRRTRLQAEAREFKRGNYLALQSKFNQLHEEIYKKRAGVSTTNEAIDEVGKLIFLKIHSERHPHYTYGGQRLRDAFNGDYIRQAEGKAVEWFARVFKEVAALPEYEMPDLTNGGRTAIFPPDEPFRLNNPGVLAFAVDIFADWQLTVDQDRDPDRVAEDLLGWAFNTFLRGKYDSSGGLATYLTRKEVVDCMARMVFHDIADEDLWRRDLDGRPQFLAGDICCGTGSFLVGMLAEMKRRVLDNIGYTPDDQLAWLQKLKQYSLFGADASPSSITKAHLNLLTFGASAHQLLRTQDSITDPVIDRLERKFDLLMTNPPFGKGKYDDAAGLEKMRQGELQLGYSWPAGKPEKKKELDKADPAALFLDRNLQLLKPGGRLLIVVPDGLLSNTSDRFIREYLMGVKDGQTGQFHGGKAIVKAVVSLPTQTFAMSGTGAKTSFLYLQKKRHAADPQGPIFMAVAEHVGFLKKGNMEVVDPDGNDLLDIAEAYIKGRQS from the coding sequence ATGCCAGTAACCACCAACAGCGCTCTGACCCACATGCAAACCACGCTCGCCGGGTTGGGTTATGTCGATTTACGCCTTGATTACCCCCTGACCGCTTTCGCCGATGTGGCCGACCTGGAATATGCTGCGCTGATCGCTTTTGATGGCGAAACGCCCGTCGTGTTGTGTTACCCGGTAGCCTCCGGGCAGAGTGACAACCCGGCCTTGCAGGAAGCGGCCAAATATCAGGCGTCGGCCATTGTCGGCGAGTCGGTCCGCTTTGTCTGGATTAGCGATGGGAAAGCCGATTACTTTTTCGACATTGCCCGCAGTACGCCGGTACCGGCCCTGCCCGCCCAGGCAGATTGGCGCAGCGTGGCCCGCGACGGCCTTTCCACCAGCCGCCGCACCCGCCTGCAAGCGGAAGCGCGGGAGTTTAAGCGGGGCAACTATCTGGCGCTGCAAAGCAAGTTCAACCAGTTGCACGAGGAGATTTACAAAAAAAGGGCCGGCGTCAGCACCACCAATGAGGCGATAGACGAGGTGGGTAAGCTCATCTTCCTCAAAATTCATAGTGAACGGCATCCCCACTATACCTATGGCGGGCAGCGGCTGCGCGACGCTTTTAATGGCGACTATATCCGGCAGGCGGAGGGCAAGGCGGTGGAATGGTTTGCCCGCGTCTTTAAGGAGGTGGCAGCGCTGCCGGAGTATGAGATGCCCGACCTGACCAACGGTGGGCGCACCGCTATCTTCCCGCCCGATGAGCCATTCCGCCTGAACAACCCTGGCGTGCTGGCCTTTGCCGTGGATATTTTTGCCGATTGGCAGTTGACGGTGGATCAGGACCGCGACCCGGATCGGGTGGCGGAGGATTTGTTGGGTTGGGCGTTTAACACCTTTTTGCGCGGCAAATATGATTCTTCCGGCGGCCTGGCTACCTATCTGACGCGCAAGGAGGTGGTAGACTGCATGGCGCGCATGGTTTTCCACGACATCGCCGACGAAGATTTATGGCGAAGGGATTTGGATGGACGGCCACAATTCCTGGCCGGGGATATTTGCTGCGGCACCGGCTCGTTTTTAGTAGGCATGTTGGCGGAGATGAAGCGACGTGTGCTAGATAACATAGGCTACACTCCTGATGATCAGCTTGCCTGGCTGCAAAAGTTGAAACAGTACAGCCTCTTTGGCGCGGATGCTTCCCCCTCTTCGATTACGAAGGCGCACCTGAATTTGCTGACCTTTGGCGCCAGCGCCCACCAACTGCTGCGCACCCAGGATTCGATTACCGACCCGGTGATTGACCGGCTGGAGCGTAAGTTTGACCTGCTGATGACCAATCCGCCCTTTGGCAAGGGGAAGTATGATGACGCGGCCGGGCTGGAGAAGATGCGGCAGGGGGAACTGCAATTAGGGTATAGCTGGCCGGCGGGTAAGCCGGAGAAGAAGAAGGAGTTGGATAAAGCGGACCCGGCGGCGCTGTTTCTGGACCGCAACCTGCAACTGCTGAAACCGGGCGGCCGTCTGCTGATTGTGGTGCCCGACGGCCTGCTTTCCAATACCAGCGACCGCTTCATCCGGGAATATTTGATGGGGGTAAAGGATGGGCAGACGGGGCAGTTTCATGGTGGCAAGGCGATTGTGAAGGCGGTGGTAAGCCTGCCGACGCAGACCTTTGCCATGAGCGGCACGGGGGCTAAAACCAGCTTCCTCTACTTGCAAAAGAAACGCCATGCCGCTGACCCACAGGGGCCAATTTTTATGGCGGTGGCCGAGCATGTGGGCTTTTTGAAGAAAGGGAACATGGAAGTGGTTGATCCAGATGGCAACGATCTGCTAGATATTGCTGAAGCATACATCAAGGGCAGGCAAAGCTAA
- a CDS encoding DUF3696 domain-containing protein, producing the protein MLTRWTISNFKSIREPVTLDLAPLTIFSGINSAGKGTLIQSILMVAQSFMAGVATEPIALNGSLTQLGRFADLLHAGNESEPMEIGIEYLPGERGTLAFSIETRLVSRTRRHSVAKEEHQLYPRIEYSKLRFARKEKGSRSHFLHIKALPEADMKVSLTHVRPDLKAQIKAGIYDFSIVEPDSGEFVRDRSLERVERIAMSTLIPWRLLVGLNSRLDTLVKDVQWLIQTFDEIELKEKIPLLGPNLPQLSPQLPDVIRRLRFSGGRVRASNVDYRRVDDRLANDLTPFYNALTDRNKPLLARDELLTFLRRGKFSTHAIGDFGRRLTTALAEYLRDQPEFSQQDRTQADFEARLLPPAYAEAIDQINEVMGQKIYYLGPLREDPRVIYAIPPLSERISVGLKGEYTAAMLDQYRNEPVIYPSPPGTDFTGRFLYKEAPLIEAITTWLQRMGLVDGIDTEETAKVGYQLTVSDKSLSKKLDLTNVGVGVSQTLPTLVLALLAPADSTLIFEQPELHLHPKVQSVMADFFLGISLMGKQCLVETHSEHLINRLRLRIVESEVNDILQQLRIYFVEKHNAVSRFREVKSNAFGALLEWPEGFFDEAENTASRILEAQMRRQFPASQKNIFGE; encoded by the coding sequence ATGCTAACCCGTTGGACAATCAGCAACTTCAAATCCATCCGTGAGCCAGTCACCCTCGATCTGGCCCCCCTCACCATCTTCTCCGGCATCAACAGCGCCGGTAAAGGCACCCTCATCCAGTCCATCCTCATGGTCGCCCAATCCTTTATGGCTGGTGTAGCTACCGAACCCATTGCCCTCAACGGCAGCCTTACTCAGTTAGGCAGGTTCGCCGACTTACTTCATGCCGGTAATGAGAGCGAACCGATGGAAATTGGCATTGAATATTTACCCGGAGAACGAGGTACTCTGGCTTTTTCTATTGAAACGCGACTGGTTTCCCGTACTCGTCGTCATTCAGTAGCCAAAGAAGAACATCAACTTTATCCCCGTATTGAATACAGTAAACTCCGCTTCGCACGTAAAGAAAAAGGCAGCAGATCCCATTTTCTGCACATCAAGGCCCTACCAGAGGCTGACATGAAGGTCAGCTTGACTCATGTCCGCCCGGACTTAAAAGCTCAAATCAAAGCTGGCATCTATGATTTTTCTATTGTTGAACCAGATTCTGGTGAATTTGTGCGTGACCGCTCTCTGGAACGGGTAGAACGCATTGCCATGTCTACACTTATCCCCTGGAGGTTACTTGTTGGCCTTAATAGCCGTTTAGACACCTTAGTGAAGGATGTGCAGTGGCTGATCCAAACTTTTGATGAGATCGAATTAAAAGAAAAGATACCACTCCTGGGACCCAATTTGCCACAATTATCGCCTCAATTACCAGATGTAATACGCCGTCTGCGCTTTTCGGGTGGTAGAGTCCGTGCCTCAAACGTTGACTATCGACGTGTGGATGATAGACTCGCCAACGATTTAACCCCTTTTTACAATGCCCTTACGGATCGAAACAAACCACTGTTGGCTCGCGACGAACTACTTACCTTTCTGCGTCGTGGGAAATTTTCTACACATGCTATTGGTGATTTTGGTCGCCGACTGACAACAGCTTTAGCTGAATATTTACGTGATCAACCTGAATTTTCCCAGCAAGACCGCACACAGGCTGATTTTGAAGCTCGCTTGTTGCCCCCTGCTTACGCGGAAGCAATTGATCAGATTAACGAAGTAATGGGTCAAAAAATCTATTACCTCGGCCCCCTGCGTGAAGACCCACGTGTCATCTATGCCATTCCGCCTTTGTCAGAACGTATAAGTGTAGGCTTAAAAGGAGAATATACGGCGGCAATGCTGGATCAGTATCGAAATGAACCTGTCATCTATCCTTCGCCCCCAGGAACAGACTTTACTGGCCGCTTTTTATATAAAGAAGCTCCGCTTATTGAAGCGATCACAACCTGGTTGCAGCGGATGGGTCTGGTAGACGGCATAGACACAGAGGAAACAGCCAAAGTTGGCTATCAGTTAACCGTAAGCGATAAATCCTTGTCTAAAAAACTGGACTTAACCAATGTCGGCGTGGGTGTTAGTCAAACCTTACCGACCTTGGTTTTGGCATTACTCGCCCCTGCAGATAGTACTCTCATTTTTGAACAACCAGAACTACACTTGCACCCCAAAGTTCAATCGGTGATGGCCGATTTCTTCCTGGGTATCAGTCTCATGGGTAAACAATGTCTGGTAGAAACCCACAGCGAACATCTTATCAACCGTTTACGACTGCGTATCGTAGAATCAGAGGTGAACGATATCTTACAACAGCTACGCATTTATTTTGTGGAAAAACACAACGCTGTTTCTCGCTTCCGTGAAGTCAAATCCAATGCGTTTGGCGCACTGCTTGAATGGCCAGAAGGATTCTTTGACGAAGCTGAAAACACAGCTAGTAGAATCCTAGAAGCTCAGATGAGAAGACAGTTTCCTGCATCGCAAAAAAACATTTTTGGGGAGTAA